In Monomorium pharaonis isolate MP-MQ-018 chromosome 3, ASM1337386v2, whole genome shotgun sequence, a genomic segment contains:
- the LOC105834560 gene encoding very long-chain-fatty-acid--CoA ligase bubblegum, producing MSISQVIQSHGVNGIIQDDKENQTIRYASASETGLDGPDQILPTEVDSTCDANGRVRIKLDSNGPNSCMPISIPGLLTKTAKLYPNHIALVSRPDDNGKRTMYTFQEYESTVRIVAKAFLKLGLERHHSVCILGFNSPEWFISDLATIYAGGFATGIYTTNSPEACHYCAEHSRANIIVVEDDKQLQKILQIKDNLPDLKAIVQYSGVPTEKDVLSWNDLLHIGKKEPEDKLQSVLKTIGINECCTLVYTSGTVGNPKAVMMNHDNILHDIRVVYEVLGDTLKEKSEVIVSYLPLSHVAAQLVDIMLNIVLATTVYFADPGALKGTLVNTLNVAQPTIFLGVPRVWEKIYEKMQQKARSNGAIKTCIAKWAKAQSLYYYANKMNDVDYKHWGYIFAKWIVFDQVKAALGFNRCQYFITAAAPLNNDIKKYFLSLDIPILDAYGMSECGGAQTLTSYKELGKDSVGRTLPGLYTKLDNINEHGEGEICMSGRHVFMGYLNAPEKTEEAKDKNGWLHSGDLGKFDSNGNLYVTGRLKELIITSGGENVAPYNIEQAILSKLPYLSNAMVIGDKRKYLTVLVTLKSDMNQETGAPLDTLSPDVLKWAKSINSNAKTVTEVISSRDPAIYEEIDKAIKRANMQAISNAQKVQKFEILPHDFSIPTGELGPTLKLKKNVVQKMYADLIDKMYE from the exons CGATCAGATATGCGTCGGCTAGTGAAACTGGTCTCGAtg gACCTGATCAGATACTGCCTACGGAAGTAGATAGCACATGTGACGCCAATGGCAGAGtacgaataaaattagatagTAATGGGCCCAATTCATGCATGCCCATATCAATCCCTGGACTTTTAACCAAAACAGCAAAACTTTACCCTAATCATATCGCATTGGTATCCAGGCCCGATGACAATGGCAAAAGAACTATGTATACTTTCCA AGAATACGAGTCTACCGTAAGAATTGTTGCCAAAGCGTTTCTGAAGCTAGGTTTGGAGCGACATCATAGTGTTTGCATATTAGGATTCAATAGTCCTGAATGGTTCATTTCTGATCTCGCGACTATATACGCGGG GGGCTTTGCTACAGGAATTTATACTACAAATTCTCCAGAAGCGTGCCACTATTGCGCTGAACACAGTCGAGCAAATATAATAGTCGTTGAAGATGACaaacaattgcaaaaaatCTTACAGATAAAAGACAATTTGCCCGATTTAAAAGCAATTGTTCAATACAGCGGCGTACCCACTGAAAAGGATGTTTTAAGC tgGAACGATTTATTACACATAGGTAAGAAGGAACCAGAAGATAAGTTACAATCTGTGTTAAAGACAATTGGGATAAATGAATGTTGTACTTTAGTATATACA TCGGGAACAGTCGGAAATCCGAAAGCTGTAATGATGAACCATGATAATATATTGCATGATATACGAGTGGTATATGAAGTGCTAGGAGATACGTTAAAAGAAAAGTCAGAGGTCATAGTTAGTTATTTGCCATTATCTCACGTTGCAGCACAG CTAGTTGACATCATGCTAAACATTGTGTTAGCAACTACAGTATATTTCGCTGATCCGGGTGCGTTAAAGGGTACGTtagtaaatacattaaatgtgGCGCAACCAACCATTTTCCTAGGGGTGCCAAGAGTATGGGAAAAGATATACGAAAAAATGCAACAGAAAGCGCGCAGTAATGGCGCAATAAAGACTTGTATTGCTAAGTGGGCAAAGGCGCAAAGTCTTTATTATTATGCGAATAAAATGAATGATGTAGATTATAAACATTGGGGTTATATCTTTGCAAAATGGATTGTTTTTGACCAGGTGAAGGCGGCATTAGGTTTCAACAGATGTCAATACTTCATAACCGCAGCAGCACCATTAAATaacgacattaaaaaatattttttgagttTAGACATACCCATATTAGACGCATACGGAATGTCTGAATGTGGTGGGGCTCAAACATTAACCAGTTATAAAGAACTTGG CAAAGATAGTGTGGGAAGAACTCTGCCCGGactatatacaaaattagaCAATATAAATGAACATGGTGAGGGAGAAATTTGTATGAGTGGACGACATGTATTTATGGGTTATTTAAATGCACCAGAAAAAACTGAAGaagcaaaagataaaaatggtTGGTTACACAGTGGTGATCTTGGCAAATTCGATTCAAACGGGAATTTGTATGTCACtg GTAGACTAAAGGAACTTATAATCACAAGTGGAGGGGAGAATGTAGCACCATACAATATAGAGCAAGcgatattatcaaaattgccATATTTAAGTAATGCCATGGTGATTGGGGataaaaggaaatatttgACAGTCCTTGTCACGCTTAAG AGTGATATGAATCAAGAGACTGGTGCGCCATTAGATACATTGAGTCCAGATGTACTAAAATGGGCAAAGTCTATCAACAGTAATGCCAAAACAGTTACAGAAGTCATAAGTTCTCGTGATCCAGCC ATATATGAGGAAATTGACAAGGCGATCAAAAGAGCAAATATGCAAGCTATAAGTAATGCTCAAAAAGTACagaaatttgaaattcttCCTCATGACTTTTCGATTCCAACCGGTGAATTAGGACCCACGTTAAAGCTCAAAAAGAATGTAGTTCAGAAAATGTACGCTgatttaatagataaaatgtATGAATAA
- the LOC118644721 gene encoding uncharacterized protein DDB_G0285291-like: MMNPSTSNTTGQRKLCRRGVQQSQTSGQQESGQQQEPGQQQESEQQQESGQQQELGQESEQAQQQQQLQNQQSSQQSQQRIIEIRNQIMALRRELQQEQQNAGGPNYYRGRGGGHIYIRGRGRGRGRGRGRGRGRGRGRGRGRGDTIIIYQKEASFYF, translated from the exons ATGATGAACCCGTCAACAAGTAATACGACAG GTCAAAGAAAACTATGTCGACGTGGTGTGCAGCAGTCACAAACGTCAGGGCAACAGGAGTCAGGGCAGCAGCAAGAGCCAGGGCAGCAGCAAGAGTCAGAGCAGCAGCAAGAGTCAGGGCAACAGCAAGAATTAGGACAGGAGTCAGAGCAAGCACAACAGCAGcaacaattacaaaat cagcagtcTTCACAACAGTCACAGCAGCGCATTATAGAAATACGCAATCAAATAATGGCATTAAGACGGGAACTTCAGCAGGAGCAGCAAAATGCAGGAGGTCCTAATTATTATCGTGGACGCGGTGGTGGTCATATTTATATTCGTGGTCGTGGTCGTGGTCGTGGTCGTGGTCGTGGTCGTGGTCGTGGTCGCGGTCGTGGTCGTGGTCGTGGTCGTGGCGacacaattatcatttatcaAAAGGAGgctagtttttatttttga